In one Thermaerobacter sp. PB12/4term genomic region, the following are encoded:
- a CDS encoding cytochrome ubiquinol oxidase subunit I, which yields MDSLLAARLQMAISLGFHMIFASLALGMPVLMLMAEGLYLRRGDPRYLELARTWAKVTAITFAIGAVSGTALSFELGLLWPRFMELAGPATGPAFTLEGFAFFTEAIFLGLYLYGWNRLSPRAHWLAGIPVALSSAASSVMVVASNAWMQNPVGVQTLLEEPHRFDPVAALFGNPAWPVMALHSTLACYAATAFMVAAVYAWAALKGYRDPMRRSALRMAMAMGTVAALLMPVTGDVSAKFVAQNQPVKLAAMEAQFETEAGAPLRIGGLPDPETGRVAYALEIPGMLSWLAYGDTGAVVEGLDRVPRDRWPNVPLTHIAFQVMVVAGILMVLVSAWYWWAVWRHERGARAGTAVRAGAAHGDATATGSGGAAGVLADRRLMRGLVAAGPLGIVALEAGWIVTEVGRQPWIIRDVMLTADAVTPAPGVVTTLVAFTLLYVLLSVTLVWLLRRIGHKDVPGETAGIHPAGAGDPAHPAGPGGPGGRRPATAEAGGAGAGGGR from the coding sequence GTGGATTCCCTGCTGGCTGCCCGGCTGCAGATGGCCATCTCCCTGGGATTCCACATGATCTTCGCGTCCCTGGCCCTGGGCATGCCGGTGCTCATGCTCATGGCCGAGGGGTTGTACCTGCGGCGGGGCGACCCGCGCTACCTGGAGCTGGCGCGCACCTGGGCCAAGGTGACGGCCATCACCTTTGCCATCGGGGCAGTGAGCGGCACCGCCCTGTCCTTCGAGCTGGGCCTGCTCTGGCCGCGCTTCATGGAACTGGCCGGACCGGCCACGGGCCCGGCCTTCACCCTGGAAGGCTTCGCCTTCTTCACCGAGGCGATCTTCCTGGGCCTGTACCTCTACGGGTGGAACCGGCTCTCGCCCCGGGCCCACTGGCTGGCGGGCATCCCCGTGGCGCTGAGCAGCGCCGCCTCCAGCGTGATGGTGGTGGCGTCCAACGCCTGGATGCAGAACCCGGTGGGTGTCCAAACCCTGCTTGAAGAACCCCACCGCTTCGATCCGGTGGCGGCCCTCTTCGGCAACCCCGCCTGGCCGGTGATGGCGCTGCATTCCACCCTGGCCTGCTATGCGGCGACGGCCTTCATGGTGGCCGCCGTGTATGCCTGGGCGGCCCTGAAAGGCTACCGGGACCCCATGCGGCGCAGCGCCCTGCGCATGGCCATGGCCATGGGCACCGTGGCCGCGCTGTTGATGCCCGTCACCGGCGACGTCAGCGCCAAGTTCGTCGCCCAGAACCAGCCCGTCAAGCTGGCGGCCATGGAGGCCCAGTTCGAGACGGAGGCCGGGGCGCCTCTGCGCATCGGCGGCCTGCCCGATCCGGAGACGGGCCGGGTGGCGTATGCCCTGGAGATTCCCGGCATGCTCAGCTGGCTGGCCTACGGGGACACGGGGGCCGTGGTGGAGGGGCTCGACCGGGTGCCCCGCGACCGCTGGCCCAACGTGCCCCTGACCCACATCGCCTTTCAGGTCATGGTGGTGGCGGGGATCCTGATGGTGCTGGTTTCGGCCTGGTACTGGTGGGCCGTCTGGCGCCACGAACGCGGGGCCCGGGCCGGGACCGCCGTCCGGGCCGGCGCAGCCCACGGCGACGCGACGGCAACCGGCTCCGGAGGAGCGGCGGGGGTGCTGGCCGACCGGCGCCTCATGCGAGGCCTGGTGGCGGCCGGGCCCCTGGGCATCGTGGCCCTGGAGGCCGGGTGGATCGTTACCGAGGTGGGCCGGCAGCCCTGGATCATCCGGGACGTGATGCTCACGGCGGACGCGGTGACGCCGGCCCCCGGGGTGGTGACCACCCTGGTGGCCTTCACGCTGCTCTATGTGCTGTTGAGCGTTACCCTGGTCTGGCTGCTGCGCCGGATCGGCCACAAGGACGTCCCCGGGGAGACGGCCGGGATCCACCCGGCCGGCGCCGGCGATCCGGCCCATCCCGCCGGCCCGGGCGGTCCGGGCGGCCGCCGGCCGGCCACTGCGGAGGCAGGTGGTGCGGGTGCCGGCGGCGGCAGGTGA